The genomic region AAGACATCTCATGATATCATGTAATTTTTTAGTTGTATTTTGTGCTTAGAAAACCAATCAAGGGGCTATAAACTACGCATGCCCCCGATTTCGGAGGTTAGAGCGTGGTGTTGGATCTTTGTTAGGGGTAATCATATAGTTTTCTCTCTCTACCATCAATGAGTTTATTGTCACCGTACTGCTACTTCACATTCGTCGCTACCGCCACTTTTATGTGTAAAGTTTCAATGATGATATCATGTAGCGTAAATCGAGCTAGGAATTCGAAGATCGACGGTGGTAGGACCTGATAGGTTGTCTTTAGTGGATGGTATAAAATAAGGGAATTTGTAGGGTAGATTACTGTTTGTCAAGTGAAATTTAAAATAGTATATGAAATTAGAGATGTGACATGGGAGCTGCTGACTTGCTGAGATAGTATCATTGGGCCTCCCAATAAGCAAACCGCCCAAAGGAGGACAAGCTGGACTAGAAAGGCTAAATGATCAGATATTCAGATGGCTACAAGGGTGTGAGTTAGTGTCCAGCTATATCTATTTGTACTCATCTATCTGACGAgtagatgtttttgtccattaacataCCTGCGAGTAAGGAAATCATCACATACCCATTTTCATATCAGGTAAAACTCATCTAGTATTCAGGTACCAATTGCCATCTCTATTTAGGCCTAGTGACAAGAAGCGGGGTTAGACACATCTCTTACCCCCTTTGTTTGTATTATTTTAACAGTTGTATCGAGAGAGGTTGTAAGTTCTGTGAGATCACACCAACTACTTTTATGGTGTGTTTGTCATCATATTTAAAGGGAACAAGGCCCACATTGTTTTGACCAGAAACTCAATAGAGGATAGGAGAAAACATGGAGCATATGAGAGAGGCCACAACCGGAGCAACACTTACACATGGAGAAGGACTAGGGCTATTCACAGTACTATCTGTCTGGGAGTTTGACCCTAGCGTGGGCATTTACTTATATAGGGGCTCCAATAAGGATTAAGGGGAAGTTTGTGCGTTTTTTGATACCTCGGTAAAATACTAACACGTTAACTAGAGTTTGTGCGCTTCTTGATATCTTTTGATATCTTTATGACAAGTTAGATTGGCTAATTCACTTCACCCCCTCTTATCACCACCGGATTTATCCCCAAGCTTTCTATCTAAAGAAATAGAGGAGACCAGTTAGATTACTATGTATGCAATCTATAGAGGAGTTCCTTTCTAACCACCTTCACATCGTTCTTCAAAACTTGGTTGGCCAAGGCATGAAAGCCTCCTTACGTTCTATGATGCACAAAGATGCGCCAACATGATTCAAGAAGGAAGCTAGACCATTATGTGAAGATTGACAATTGACTTCGGTGGACTGCGTTGAACAAGGCTGAATCCCCAACAAGGTATATACTATATGAAGAAGTCACTCTTATTGGCACCGTATGGTGTAGTTTTGTGGTGGTAGAATCAGAGGGAAAAAAAATCGTATTTTACTCTGTCCGATTCACCCTCTCTGATCATCTTCACTATCGACACATGTGCATTGGTGTAATGCTAAACAAGCTCTAGCCAACTaaaattttcaaaaaaaaaaaaatcttTGAAGCTACGAAAATTTACCGATGGAAAAGAGCAACAGTGTGATGCAGCAGAGAGTAGGGGGGAAAACTTGAGTGGGCTTTGGATTTCGCCCATAGTTTTTGATCTGTCCATGCTAAACGCGGTATTCTACGACGTGCACATATTTCTTCTCACGTCCCCGCCTTCTCTTAATGCCCCTTCATATTTATTTGATCTCTTAATtaattttaatttaaaaataaataaaaatagagtTGGATCCTAATCTAATTTGATTCTTAAATTTTATAATATAAAATATAGAGCCTATTACCACCTACTTGTGAGGCTACTCCTTGTCCTGGTCCTTGCCGGAGTTAGTTACGTTTGTCCATGAATTTCATCTCTGCAGAACGACCGCTTCTCTCTCTACCACGCGATCTCGAAAGAGAAATCACCTTGGATCCAAATATGCTCCCGTAACACTGTAATTCCTAAGACACACGTGTGGCAGGGTGGGTGTCGCTGATTCAACGGCAATGAGTAGTGGGAAAGCGGGGGGTTAAATTTCGCGGCCTGCTAGCTCGTCGCCGGCCGATTGAACGCTTCCGTCACATGTTCAGATACGTACGTTTGTGAAAATGCTCGCTTCTTCGCGAGAACGTCCTATCCAATTCAACGGAAGCCCGTGCCCTTTCGACTGCATGTCAGCAGTCAGCCAGTGTTCTAACAAGGTTCACATGCACACGGCGAgagagctagctagctagctgctgCTTCTTGCCGGCCGGCCAGTTCCGCATTTCGCCACCCTCCTCCTCGTGAAGAAAGGACTGCATATGCAACGTGCAACCTGAGGGACGACGAAGCAGCACACCTGCAGAGGAGAACGATTAACACGTTTCGTTTTGACTGTTAGCGCTTCTTGCTACAGCCTGAGCCCTGGACCCTGGACCAACCGGCGCATGCACCCATCAGTCTTGTCTGGCCGCTGCGTTGGGGACTTGGGGGTTCAGGCGAGAATGTGGGCGCGAGATGCATCGTACGCTACCGACTGCATGCCGTACCATTTCCTGCCTGCAATGTTCAATTCAGGCCTAAATCACATCGCCTACCATCAGTACGGCCGGGACCTTGAAATTCAGACACAGAGCCAATTCACTGTGCCGCCGCGGAGTTGCGGACGGAATCCGTAGCTCGCACGCAGCATGCATGGCATGGACCATGGAGACGCCCGCGCTGGCCGGGTTAGGCAGCTGGCAGCCTCCCTCTCTGACCTAACTAGCTAGCTAGCGTACGTGAGCGGCGCACGGGATTGCTCTGCTCCCTTTCACTCCTTCCGGACCCTGTGCCCGGCGCTGTCTCCAAGACGAGGACACTACTGTATATATACGCAACCCGCCCGCCCACGTACGTGCACGCTCCGTGAGTCTGTGTATACGTCCATCTACACATCTAGTTTCGCACGAAGGAACACAGCTAGCAGCCTCTTGTCTCTTCACTGAAGGAGCGAGCAAGCGAAGAGACCACCGACCGCCTTCTTCTCCTCTCCTCGGATCGGCGATGGGCAACTGCGCGTGCCACGCATCGTCGTCCCGGCACGGCGCCGAGCCGCCGGCGTGGGCAGAGCTGGGGCAGGAGAGGGAGAGGAGCGTCAAGGTGACGGTCAGGATCAGCAGGAACCGGCTGCAGAAGCTGATGGCGAGTGGCGTCGGCGGCGCcgaagggatgacgacgacgctGGGGAGCGTGCTGGCGGAGATCGTGAGCGCCGGCGAGGTGGTAGTCGACGCCCGCCACCGACGGCGCGGCTGGGAGCCCGCGCTCGAGAGCATCCCGGAGACCATGGAGTCGTGACTCGTGACTGTGCATATATAGATGGATATAGCCATGCATACATATATAGCCCATATATATATAGGGGGTGAAACAACGAACATGTGGTATACACATTAACACATATTATTGTTCCTGTACGTGATGCAATATTCTAATTAACCATGTACCATGTATTTTTTTTACATATCTATATACAAGCGCACACTGCTGCATTATATACAGCCAACAACCGATGATCTGCCCATCAGTCTTTTCATGGCAATCAAAGTCGTTATATATAGAGGTATTTTCATGACAAAAGCATGAGATGCAATTGGCACAAAATTCATTAATTTATATTTAAAAAAACGCATATTGCTCTGTTGTCCAATTTTTTAAAACTTATTTAGACATGCATGGTTTAGAATGTTTTAGATTTTTTTTAGATTTCAATGGGTGCTTCCCCATCTTTATAGAATCTAAATATATTTTGAATCTTCTAGAGCTATTTTCACGcggtctatatatatatatattcatttgTGATTGTTCCTGTAAGATCATTCTTGGAATTGTACGTCATAAGCTCATAGACATCTTTTATGCTATAATTATATAAACATTTTAGGGCTTGTTCGATTATTTCCGTCTAGGTGGATTGTTTGAAATTAGGTGTAATTAAGGTAAATTTTGACTTATTATAAATTTAAACTAATGAATTCACGTCGAAACGAACGAGCCCTTAATTGGCCGGCGTGAACTCAGCCCAATTAAATTCGTTATGACGTCTCCCCCTGCGCTCGCGTCTCCCTTCAATCAGGCCTTGCATGCGTGCACAGCCCAAGGGCCACGATGGCCTTTGCTTTGAGCCATTGACGCCGCGCCCACCGTTccaatcttttctttttcttggggAGAAAGGAAAGCGAAAACCGCGGTGCCGTACTGTTAATGACCAGCCCTCCGGCCGCCTACGCCGCCCCGGACCCGGAGGGCGGGCACCTCGGCTCGCTTGTTGCCCTCGTACGTCATGTGTATTTCAAACGCGAAGACCATCATAACAAAGGGAAAGATGAATGTCCCTGTATACTCAAACGCGAAGACCATATACGAAGACTAAAGTCACTTGTTCTTGTTCACCCTTGTTCAGCCATAAAAAACTTCATCAAAGCAGTCGCAGACTCAATACGAAGTTTTGGAACTTAGGCTATCTGTAGCAGTTATTTCTGTATATTCCATGTGAATTGGAGGTGATTATGATGTACTGATGTGGATTTTAATTTACTATAGATTTAAACCGACTCAAAACCACCTATTTCACGTGAATTTGTATCAAACCGAATAAGTCTTAAATGAGTCTTATCATTAGGGGTTCAAGACTTAAATACATTGAGTTAATTGTATGAATGATTTTATTAGACGTATCTAGTGTTTGGAAGATTAACATAATATCTAGTTTGTACATAAGCTCATTATGAAGAACCGGCGCCAGTACTATCTGGCAACATTCCCATATTTATTCCTCATAGTTATTATCATTATTGTAACGAACACGCGACAATATTGCGAGCCCACGTCAGAGCTACGTCATTCTGGATTTGCACGCGCACAGTACACATGCTGCGTCTTGCACCTCGCGCCGACTCGCTTTAACCATGGTAGCTAGTACTGGTCGCCGCCGGAGAAGATGCTGCACTCCTGGGGCTCCGACAGCCGGCACATCATCGGCAACCCCGCGGCGTACTCCCGGGCCTTCGTAAGCCTCACGCGGCCGATCCTTGGCCCGCCGCCGGTGGTGCCGGGACGACACGGTGGATACATCTGCCGCTGGCCACCCTGACCGTAGCCGTATCCCTCTCCTGGCCGGCTGCAGGGGTAGTAGTAGCCCCcctgtcctcctcctcctccctgcggcggcggctgctgctgccgcccccaTGGCCACCAGCCTTTCTCCAGCGGCGGCATGGCCTCCTCGTAGCCCCTGACCATGCTCCGGATGGCGGCGCAGCGGCACTCGCGGCTCACGTCCTGGAGCTGCTGGCAGCACCGCATCCGGagcccggtgccccaccggaacgggccaacgccgccgccgccgccgccgccggttaGCTGCCGGTCGAGGACCTGGCGGCACGCGTCGAGCGGGCTCTCCTGGACCTCCTGCCAGCACTGCAGGTCCCTGAGCCTCTGCCGCTCGACCTCGCCTTGGCAGACGGCCACGGCCACCAGGGCCGCGAAGcacagcgccgccgccgccgccgcggcgatCTTAGCCATCTCTTCTCAGCGCGGATCACCCTCACAAATCTTTGTCTGTCGCCACTTGTTTGATGTGCTAGCTGCTAGTTACTGTGTTCTTTGGTGGTGATCGACGAGGGGGTTTTTTTATAGGGAGAAAGGCAGTTGAGGTGGGAAAACGCACACTGTTAATTGAAAAAGCTAGCTCGATGCCGGCCGGCAGGAAGGAAGTATGTGGCGATGATGATTTGGAGCTTTGTAGAACAGATTTTTGGAAAGACTTGTAAAGTCACTGTTCGTGTTGGTAATGTAACACTTCACGTTAACGACCCCTCACGTGGATAAAAATCTGGCATGGACGCGCGTCTAGCTGGGATGGCAAAGTGTGCTAGTACGTGCGCCTGTCTTTGTGTCTGTGTGGTTGATGGACGTATCTACAACTCAGCTATACATGGCTGCTTCACTGATAAGCATGCATGCATGGCTTCTACTACGTGCTGACGGACGCATGGATGTGCGTGatctctgtgtgtgtgtgtgtgttttttttgCGGTTGTttggaaatatggagatgctgatGTCATGCGAAGGGTAAGTAGGACTGAAAAGTGTGGGCAAAGGCACTTTGTTTTGACAGAAGACGGCTTTTGGGTTTACTTAACAAAATTTCCGAAGGGTGCAACCGGACGAGCTAGAAAATCGTGCATCCCACACACTTCGGTCTCTCACGTTCACCAGTTGAAGACACACAAAAATATATCGAAATTTGTAACTTAACCCTTTGATAAGCTATGAATACAATCCATGACTTTCATAGTTTAAAATTTTCCAAACCCTTGGGTTATAATCCATAATGGATTTAACCGAATAAAAAATTCGAttagacttggattattttgaggTATGGAGTGTGACATGGATTTAATTTCAATCCATACTAATCCAGAGCTAGATTGGTTTAAACGAACAACACCAAAATGGGTAGAAAACCATGAAAAACCCTATACAGGCGTACAACTTGCTTAACCATAACAGCAAACCAGTCAAACCAAGACGGCTGCACTGTCACTCAGATACATCGAGTATAGGGCTTACTCCGTCCATTATCAGAGTTATTTAAACCAGTTGCCACCAGCATCTACTCCAGATTTTTATGGTTCCATTAAAGCATCAAGATTCGATGCTGATGCTACATCTGCAGCAGCACCAGTGTTTAGGGCTTCATCCTTTCCAGGGATGAAAGATTAAAGAATATGCGCGGTAGGGACAGGCGGCCGGGTGCGGCGGCGGGGACGGACGCGGCGGGGACGGACGGCACGGCGGCAGCGGTTTTGAGCGAAAGAAACAGAGAATGAGCCCGCGCGGGGTGCCCACGGGCGTTTATAAACCTTTAATCCTCATCGGCCAGAGCATAGATCGACGGGAATAACCTAATTCCGTCGGCTTTTGTcagagccgacgggagttaagttaaGGCCCGTCGGCTGGCGCCCGTCGGCTGGCCTGTAGCCGACGGGAATCTTCAGAATTCCTATAGTGATTGCTCTTCACATACAACATAGCCATCATCAAAATTCATTCAGATTACAACAACGTGCAACTATAAGaaatatttttttttaaaaaaaaatctacAACTACGCCAAGTCGCCAACTGCCAACCTCTACTAACTTAGGGCTACTTTGAAAACCTCAAATACCCTTCGGGATCGGAGGGGATTAAAgtggaaataaactaattttatCTTCAATCCTCTTCGATCCCGAAGAAGATTTGAGTGTTCAAACTAGGCCTTACGGGTGTATATATATTTCACAAATTAATTCTTATAGGCTCTCTCGTCAGAAAAACTCTAGGAAGGGAAGATCAAGAAGTAAAGCTCAGAAATCAGAaaagaaacatttgcaaattggcCCTATACATGTGCATGCGGAGGCGACGTTGATGAAGATGCCCTCTGCTGCGCAACCTTCGCTGCTCATTCGTGCAAAACAGGCTTTGCAAATTGCAACATCAGTTGGTACTAGCTTGATCGCATCCATGAACATGATTCTCCTTTCATATGTAGTAGGGTTTTTTTAACCGGTACAGATTTCTTCAGCTCTTGTCTGGCACTCCTTCGATCAAGTCACTCCGAGCTGAAGCTCCAAAGCTGAACCGTGCCATGGAAGATCGACCCAGCAATAGGATTCGATCCGTCCACACACCGGTGACCGGTGTTTCTGCCCGGAGGCCGGAGCAAACCCCGGGCCAGTTGGGATCCAGCCGTCCAGGAGACCGGGTCTTGGCGCCCATCAACTTCGCTAAACAGGGATTGATACAGCTAGCACGCAGCCGCAGCCTCAAGCTGTCTAGGGGTGAGACGTCGATGAACTAgactaaggtagtgtttggttactagggactaatttttagtcccttcattttattccactttagtcTATAAATTGCAAAATATGAAAACTATAACTCTATTTTACTTTTCATATTTGACAATTTAgtgactaaaatggaataaattggagggactaaaaattagtctctaaaaccaaacaccccctaaagaaGATGGACGGGGGACGATGGGGGAGGCGCTCGCGTCGAGCGCGAGGGTGGAGGCAGTTTGTGTGGGACTCTCCGCTCTCGGTGACACGATATGTGTCGGATGGGTGAGGAcccatgtgaaagggaaatgtgcctttgggccatttctaagtattttggtgattgagtgccaacacaagtgcttaaatgtgaatctatacccatggatggacaaagtgcaaatcaagagtaaaggtatgtttctaagccttagtacattgttttgaagactaatgtattgtgtctaagtgcttgaaacaggagaaatcaagtcagagaaaagttggctgtgtacagccaaaaggttgttcggtctggagcaccggactgtccggtggtgcaccggacagtctccggtgcgccaggctgcctcgagcgaagtggccgctctcgggaattcgccgacggcgtacggctataattcaccgaactgtccggtgtgcaccggactgtccggtgagccaacggtcggccgcgcgatctgcgcgggacacgtggccgagccaacggctagaagggggcaccggactgtccggtgtgcaccggacatgtccggtgcgccaacggctccaagtctgccaacggtcggcttcgctatttaaggaaggaaatcgggcaccggacagtgtccggtgcacaccggactgtccggtgcgcccgatgacagaaggcaacatcagccttccagaattgctctcaacggctcctagctgccttggggctataaaagggacccctaggcgcatggaggagtacaccaagcaaccttagagcattcttgatcatccacactcagtctttgcgcattcatttgtcattctcagtgattcgagctccgttctagtgagaactttgagatagtcttttgagctcgattcttggccgtgtgtgtgcgcattttgctgtggatttgtgtgtgttgcttctcttccTTACTccatgattctttgtgaacatcaaaagtgtaagggcgagaggctccaagttgtggagattcctcgcgaacgggataagaaaagaaaagcataacactgtggtattcaagttgatcattggatcacttgagaggagttgagtgcaactctcgtccgttgggacgccacaacgtggagtaggcaagttttgtacttggccgaaccacgggataaatcactgtgtcttttctgtgttgaattctttgtgattattgtattgtgcaagaccttctctctagccacttggcgattattgcgctaacacttaacaagtttttgtggctataagtttaagtttcacaggatcacctattcaccccccctctaggtgctctcaattggtatcggagccgttctcttcacaaagggactaaccgcccgaagagatggatcctaaagggaagggaatcgtgatcaacgacaaggagaaggagtccttcgtcaacgagccaagggatgacaagtccaacgactcgggctcgggccacagacgcaaagatgggaagaagaagaagacaagacgcatcaaggagatcgtctactacgacagcgatgtgtctacttcctcccaaaaggacgacgaccacaacgaatacgagagaaagaaaccggtcaattcgaacttttcttttgattactctcgtattcctcaaagtactaatgctcatttattatctattccacttggtaaacctcctcattttgatggagaggactacgaattttggaggcacaaaatgtgtagtcacttgttctctctccatcctagcatatgggagattgtagaaagtggaatgcactttgatagtacggatagtcccatgtttattaatgaacagattcataaaaatgcacaagctactactgtgttgctagccaccttgtgcagggacgagtaccataaggtgagcggcttggacaatgccaagcagatctgggacaccctcaagatctctcatgaggggaatgatgtcaccttgctcaccaaaatggagttggtggagggcgagcttggacggttcgcgatgataaggggcgaggagccgacacaaacatacaacaggctcaagacccttatcaacaaaataaggagctatgggagcacgcgatggacggaccacgacgtcgtccgcctaatgctaaggtcctttaccgttcttgatcctcatttggtgaataatattcgtgagaatcccaggtacaccaaaatgtcgcccgaagaagtccttggaaaattcgtaagtggacgaatgatgatcaaggaggcgaggtacgtggacgacgccttgaatggtccgatcaacgagccgcaaccccttgctctcaaagcaacacgaagcaaggaggcactacctagcaaggtggcacagattgaggcggccagacttaatgatgaagagatggctctcatcatcaaaagattcaagacggtgcttaaagatcgcaagggacagccaagcaagaccaaagccaaggggaagcgctcatgcttcaaatgcggtaagctgggtcattttattgctaactgtcccgacaatgatagtgatcaggatcaagggaacaagagggagaaaaagaagaactataagaaggcaaagggcgaggctcatcttggcaaggagtgggattcggactgcacttcgtccgactccgacaatgaaggactcgccgccaccgccttcaacaagtcatccctcttccccaacgagcgtcacacttgcctcatggcaagggaaaagaaagtaagcactcataatactagtacttatgcttcttcaagtgaggatgagtctagtgatgatgatgagatagattactcatgcttattcaagggattagatagaaccaaggtagacaaaattaatgaattaattgatgccttgaatgataggaatatacttttagaaaagcaagaggatttgttgtatgaagagcatgacaaatttgtagaggcacaaaaatcctatgctttagaagttaaaagaaatgaaatactttcttgtgaactatctacgtgtcatgaaaccatttctactttacaaagtgttaacaatgatttaaatgctaaattagaagtagcaaataaatctaattcttgtgtagaacatgttatgatttgcactaggtgtaaggattttgatattgatgcctgtaatggacacctagtttcaatttcgagattaaatgatgaagtagctagtcttaatgcccaacttaagactagcaaaagtgatttcgataagctgaaatttgcaagggatgcctacacaattggtagacacccctcaattaaggatggtcttggcttcaagagggaagtcaagaacttaacaagccataaggcttccatctccacaaaggagaaagggaaggcccctatggcaagtaatgctaaaaagaaccatgccttcatgtaccatgatagaaaattttctagaaatgttcatgatgataggagttgtaatgcttataatgcttttgactctcatgccatgtttgcttctagttcttcctatatgcatggtagaaatgtgtttaggagaagtgctattcatcatgtgcccagaaagaatattattcatgctcctaggaaagtaatgaatgaaccttctacaatttatcgtgctttaaatgcttcctttgctatttgtagaaaggataggaaaatagttgctaggaagttaggggcaaaatgcaagggagacaaaacttgcatttgggtccctaaggatatttgcactaaccttgtaggacccaacatgagttgggtacctaagacccaagcctaaatttgccttgcaggtttatgcatccgggggctcaagctggattattgacagcggatgcacaaaccacatgacgggggagaagaagatgttcacctcctacgtcaagaataaggattcccaagattcaataatattcggtgatgggaatcaaggcaaggtaaaagggttaggtaaaattgcaatctcaaatgagcactctatctctaatgtgtttttagtagagtctcttggatataatttgctatctgttagtcaactatgcaatatgggatataattgcctttttacaaatgtagatgtgtctgtctttagaagaagtgatggttcactagcctttaagggtgtattagacggcaagctttacttagttgattttgcaaaagaagaggccggtctagatgcatgcttaattgctaagactagcatgggctggctgtggcatcgccgcttagcacatgtggggatgaagaaccttcacaagcttctaaagggagaacacgtgatagggttgactaacgtacaattcgaaaaagacagaccttgtgcagcttgtcaggcaggtaaacaggtgggaggctctcatcacaccaaaaatgtgatgacaacatcaagacccctggagctgctacatatggacctcttcggacccgtcgcctatctaagcataggaggaagtaagtatggtttagttattgttgatgacttttcccgcttcacttgggtgttctttttgcaggataagtctgaaacccaagggaccctcaagcgcttcctcaggagagctcaaaatgagtttgagctcaaggtgaagaagataaggagcgacaacgggtccgagttcaagaaccttcaag from Zea mays cultivar B73 chromosome 6, Zm-B73-REFERENCE-NAM-5.0, whole genome shotgun sequence harbors:
- the LOC541927 gene encoding globulin 3 precursor, which gives rise to MAKIAAAAAAALCFAALVAVAVCQGEVERQRLRDLQCWQEVQESPLDACRQVLDRQLTGGGGGGGVGPFRWGTGLRMRCCQQLQDVSRECRCAAIRSMVRGYEEAMPPLEKGWWPWGRQQQPPPQGGGGGQGGYYYPCSRPGEGYGYGQGGQRQMYPPCRPGTTGGGPRIGRVRLTKAREYAAGLPMMCRLSEPQECSIFSGGDQY